A genomic stretch from Kovacikia minuta CCNUW1 includes:
- a CDS encoding aminoglycoside phosphotransferase family protein, translating to MGSNPIGTPIPEIEIDASLVHRLLTEQHPDLAELPLHRVDAGWDNVMFRLGDRLCVRLPRRRVAAKLIEHEQTWLPQLPELPIPVPTPYRLGYPGQGYPWRWSVLPWLKGVTADQQEPDHHQAQRLAAFLRSLHVPAPPDAPSNPFRNVPLPDRAAFVEERMQRLAQKTNLMTPEIKRSWNQALNAPMDGEITWIHGDLHPRNVLVEQGVLAGIIDWGDMTAGDRATDLAAIWMLFSKQAVRQQAIVAYGNASEATLQRARGWAVFFGTVLLDTGLVDNPRHAVIGERILQRVAKGYI from the coding sequence ATGGGATCAAATCCGATCGGAACCCCCATCCCTGAAATTGAAATCGATGCGTCCCTTGTCCATCGTTTATTGACGGAACAACACCCTGACCTGGCAGAGTTGCCGCTCCATCGGGTGGATGCAGGCTGGGATAATGTCATGTTTCGCTTAGGCGATCGGTTATGCGTGCGGCTTCCCCGGCGCAGGGTTGCTGCCAAGTTAATTGAGCATGAGCAAACCTGGTTGCCACAATTACCCGAACTTCCCATTCCGGTTCCAACTCCTTACAGACTGGGGTATCCAGGTCAGGGGTATCCCTGGCGATGGAGTGTTTTACCCTGGCTCAAGGGGGTAACGGCTGACCAGCAGGAACCCGATCACCACCAGGCCCAGCGATTGGCAGCATTTCTGCGATCGCTCCATGTTCCTGCACCCCCGGATGCTCCATCCAATCCATTTAGAAATGTACCGTTGCCTGATCGAGCCGCTTTTGTTGAGGAACGAATGCAGCGACTGGCGCAAAAAACAAATCTGATGACTCCAGAGATTAAACGCAGTTGGAATCAGGCTTTAAATGCGCCGATGGATGGTGAAATCACCTGGATACATGGTGACCTGCATCCCCGCAATGTGCTGGTTGAGCAGGGTGTGCTCGCAGGCATCATCGATTGGGGCGATATGACCGCGGGCGATCGCGCCACCGACCTGGCTGCCATCTGGATGCTTTTCTCTAAACAAGCGGTTCGCCAGCAGGCGATCGTCGCCTATGGGAATGCGTCTGAAGCCACCCTGCAACGGGCCAGGGGATGGGCAGTGTTCTTTGGTACCGTGCTACTGGATACCGGATTAGTCGATAACCCACGACACGCAGTTATCGGAGAGCGGATATTGCAGCGGGTTGCTAAGGGATACATCTAA
- a CDS encoding ATP-binding protein → MVAIPGYQVLEKLYESDRSLIYRAQRDLDQKPVLLKVLRQEYPSPAAVARFQMEYDILHSLDLEGVIKAYGLEIYQQSPVLVLEDFGGKSLLTWLHQRTFDLEEFLTLAIQITSILGDIHQHQIIHKDINPSNIVLNPTTRQVKLIDFGIATVLPRENPTLQNAHVLEGTLAYMSPEQTGRMNRAVDYRTDFYSLGATFYQLLCDRLLFETTDALQLVHCHIAKQPVPPHQIPEAVSNIVMKLLAKNAEDRYQSAYGIRADLQECLNQLQQNQSIQPFPLGRWDISSTLQIPQKLYGREREVERLLEVFERMTGEGERGKGEETNPNLHSPLPTLPHSALILVSGAPGIGKTTLVQELYKPMSRQQGYFIAGKYGQLQRNVPYSALIQAFGELVRELLSESEAQVADWRTKLLVALGDNAQVLIDVIPEVERIIGKQPAVVELPLGEAQNRFHFVLENFIRVFTQTIRRDGVEQIHPLVIFLDDLQWADRASLQLIQQWLTVLNDQHLLIIGAYRDNEVDAAHPLARSLQEIQQAGGLMHSIVLSPLTLVDVNCLLQDTLHCRSEKSLPLAELILQENSRQSILYYRISQLSAPEKLHSLEYQPGRN, encoded by the coding sequence ATGGTAGCGATTCCTGGTTACCAGGTGCTTGAAAAACTTTATGAAAGCGATCGATCCCTGATCTATCGGGCGCAGCGTGACCTAGATCAAAAACCTGTGTTGTTGAAGGTGTTGCGGCAGGAGTACCCCTCCCCTGCCGCAGTTGCCCGCTTTCAGATGGAGTACGACATCCTCCATAGTTTGGACCTGGAAGGCGTCATAAAAGCCTACGGGCTAGAGATTTATCAACAAAGCCCCGTTCTGGTGCTGGAGGATTTTGGCGGCAAATCCCTTTTGACCTGGCTCCACCAGCGAACGTTTGATCTGGAAGAGTTTCTGACACTGGCCATTCAAATCACCTCCATTCTGGGTGATATCCATCAGCACCAGATCATTCATAAGGACATTAATCCGTCCAACATTGTGCTGAATCCCACCACCCGACAGGTGAAGCTGATTGACTTTGGAATCGCCACTGTCCTCCCCAGGGAAAACCCTACCCTGCAAAATGCCCATGTTTTGGAAGGAACTCTGGCTTATATGTCACCGGAGCAGACCGGACGGATGAACCGGGCTGTAGACTACCGCACTGATTTCTATTCCCTGGGAGCAACCTTTTATCAACTGTTGTGCGATCGCCTCCTGTTTGAAACAACCGATGCCCTCCAACTCGTTCATTGCCATATTGCTAAGCAACCCGTGCCACCGCATCAGATTCCCGAAGCTGTCTCCAACATCGTCATGAAGCTTCTGGCAAAAAATGCTGAGGATCGGTATCAAAGTGCCTATGGCATTCGAGCAGACTTGCAAGAGTGCTTGAACCAACTCCAGCAAAACCAGTCAATTCAACCTTTCCCCTTAGGCCGCTGGGATATTTCCAGCACCCTCCAAATTCCTCAAAAGTTGTATGGCAGAGAGCGGGAAGTCGAGCGACTACTTGAGGTATTTGAGCGCATGACGGGGGAAGGGGAAAGGGGGAAGGGAGAAGAAACGAATCCTAATCTCCACTCCCCACTCCCCACTCTCCCTCACAGCGCACTCATTCTCGTCTCTGGTGCTCCTGGCATTGGCAAGACAACTCTGGTTCAGGAACTCTATAAGCCCATGTCGCGGCAACAGGGATACTTTATTGCGGGTAAGTATGGACAGCTTCAACGGAATGTTCCCTACTCCGCCCTGATTCAAGCCTTTGGGGAACTGGTTCGAGAGTTGCTGAGTGAATCTGAAGCTCAGGTTGCTGACTGGCGCACAAAGTTGCTGGTTGCATTAGGCGACAACGCCCAGGTTCTCATTGATGTCATTCCAGAGGTTGAACGAATCATTGGCAAACAACCAGCAGTCGTTGAACTTCCACTGGGGGAAGCACAAAACCGATTTCATTTTGTTTTAGAAAATTTCATTCGTGTTTTCACTCAAACTATTCGCAGAGATGGAGTTGAGCAAATTCATCCCCTGGTCATTTTTCTGGATGACTTGCAATGGGCAGATAGGGCATCTTTACAATTAATTCAGCAATGGTTAACGGTCTTAAATGATCAGCATTTACTGATCATTGGTGCTTACCGAGACAATGAGGTTGATGCTGCCCACCCCCTTGCGCGATCGCTACAGGAAATCCAGCAGGCGGGGGGATTGATGCATTCCATTGTGCTCTCCCCATTAACCTTAGTAGATGTCAATTGTTTGCTCCAGGACACGCTGCATTGTCGTTCCGAGAAATCTCTCCCTTTAGCCGAATTAATCCTCCAAGAAAACAGCAGGCAATCCATTCTTTATTACAGAATTTCTCAGCTATCTGCACCAGAGAAACTTCATTCGCTTGAGTATCAACCAGGGAGAAATTAA